One genomic region from Prevotella sp. Rep29 encodes:
- the cas1 gene encoding type II CRISPR-associated endonuclease Cas1 yields MIKKTLCFSNPAYLSLRDRQLVIKMPEVENAKNLLDNIKKEAEITRPIEDIGVVVLDHKQITITTGVLDALLENNCAVITCDSRSMPVGLLLPLSGNTTQSERFRHQIEASLPLRKQLWQQTIQYKIRNQMMVLKQSSNAETKCMQRWINDVKSGDTDNQEARAAAYYWKNLFGHIDGFVRDREGISPNHLLNYGYAILRAVVARSLVASGLLPTFGIHHHNRYNAYCLADDIMEPYRPYVDKLVYDITNQYGEDIELSKDIKAELLSIPTLDVVIGGKRSPLMVGVSQTTASLYKCYSGELRKIAYPEM; encoded by the coding sequence ATGATAAAAAAGACACTTTGTTTCAGCAATCCCGCCTATCTCTCATTAAGAGACAGACAGCTGGTTATCAAAATGCCAGAGGTGGAAAATGCGAAGAATCTGCTCGACAACATCAAGAAAGAAGCAGAAATCACCCGACCGATTGAAGATATCGGAGTTGTCGTGCTCGACCATAAACAGATTACCATTACCACCGGCGTACTTGATGCATTGCTCGAGAACAACTGTGCCGTCATTACCTGCGACAGCCGTTCCATGCCTGTCGGTCTGTTGCTGCCTCTCTCAGGGAACACTACGCAGAGTGAGCGTTTCCGCCACCAGATAGAAGCATCCCTACCCTTACGCAAACAACTGTGGCAACAGACCATCCAATACAAGATAAGAAACCAGATGATGGTATTGAAGCAATCCTCTAATGCAGAAACAAAGTGCATGCAACGATGGATTAACGACGTGAAAAGCGGCGACACCGATAATCAGGAAGCACGAGCAGCAGCCTACTACTGGAAAAACCTATTCGGACACATTGACGGATTCGTCAGAGACCGCGAAGGCATCTCCCCTAACCATCTGCTCAACTACGGCTATGCCATCCTGCGCGCCGTTGTTGCCCGTTCACTCGTTGCCAGCGGACTATTACCCACGTTCGGCATTCATCATCACAATCGCTACAACGCTTATTGTCTGGCAGACGACATCATGGAACCATATCGTCCATACGTGGACAAACTGGTTTATGACATCACCAACCAATATGGTGAAGACATTGAATTGTCAAAAGACATCAAAGCCGAGCTGCTATCCATACCAACTTTAGATGTAGTTATCGGTGGAAAACGGAGCCCTCTCATGGTCGGCGTGTCACAAACCACCGCCTCACTATACAAATGTTACAGCGGAGAGCTTCGCAAGATAGCCTACCCGGAAATGTAA
- the cas2 gene encoding CRISPR-associated endonuclease Cas2 has protein sequence MQRFSEYRVMWLLVLFDLPTETKKDKKAYALFRKNLIRDGFTMFQFSIYIRHCASMENAEVHKKRVKSFLPEFGKVGIICITDKQFGNIELFYGNKPQHTNALGQQLELF, from the coding sequence ATGCAACGTTTTAGCGAATACAGAGTTATGTGGCTCCTCGTATTATTTGACCTGCCCACCGAAACAAAAAAAGACAAGAAAGCGTATGCGTTGTTTCGGAAAAACCTGATACGAGACGGCTTCACCATGTTCCAATTCTCCATATACATACGCCACTGCGCCAGTATGGAGAACGCTGAAGTCCACAAGAAACGCGTCAAATCATTCCTTCCCGAATTCGGAAAGGTAGGCATCATCTGCATCACCGACAAACAATTTGGCAATATAGAGCTATTCTATGGCAACAAGCCCCAACATACTAACGCACTTGGTCAACAGTTAGAACTCTTTTAA
- a CDS encoding YqiA/YcfP family alpha/beta fold hydrolase translates to MEQNQYIKQFPDLMKGKKILYVHGFASSGQSGTITRIREVFPQAKVIAPDLPIDPEEAVTLLRNLCAAEQPDLIIGTSMGGMYAEMLHGYHRILVNPALQMGDTMKEHGMIGAQTFSSRREDGIQEFIVTKALVKKYKDITDRCFGNLSSEEKQHVWGLFGDADTTVNTYDLFRQHYPRAIRFHGEHRMNDHSFMHSIVPVIRWIDDRQQGRERPIIYISISTLIDQWQKPQSSSQKTIRTLLENYNLFFVAPAPTDVDYYAQTNNWLYEHINVPAYGHTIFTNHKTLLYGDYLIDDEDVQGMATLIRYGTDTFKTWEHILDYFSRLGGQ, encoded by the coding sequence ATGGAACAGAACCAATACATCAAGCAGTTTCCCGACCTGATGAAGGGAAAGAAAATACTCTACGTGCACGGCTTCGCCTCATCCGGACAGTCGGGCACCATCACCCGCATCCGCGAAGTGTTTCCACAAGCCAAGGTCATCGCCCCTGACCTGCCCATCGACCCCGAAGAGGCAGTGACACTCTTGCGCAACCTCTGCGCAGCCGAACAGCCCGACCTCATCATCGGAACCTCAATGGGAGGCATGTACGCGGAGATGCTGCACGGATACCATCGCATACTCGTCAATCCCGCACTGCAGATGGGCGACACCATGAAAGAACATGGCATGATAGGGGCACAGACGTTCAGCAGCCGACGGGAAGATGGCATACAGGAGTTTATCGTGACAAAAGCACTCGTCAAGAAATACAAAGACATCACCGACCGCTGTTTCGGAAACCTCAGCAGCGAGGAGAAACAGCACGTATGGGGACTCTTCGGCGACGCCGACACCACAGTCAACACCTACGACCTGTTCCGCCAACACTATCCGCGTGCCATACGCTTTCATGGCGAACACCGCATGAACGACCACAGTTTCATGCACTCCATCGTGCCCGTCATCAGATGGATAGACGACCGCCAGCAGGGTAGGGAACGCCCCATCATCTACATCTCCATCAGCACCCTCATCGACCAGTGGCAGAAGCCGCAAAGCTCGTCGCAGAAAACCATCCGCACACTGTTGGAAAACTACAACCTGTTTTTCGTAGCACCGGCACCGACCGATGTCGACTATTATGCGCAAACCAACAACTGGCTGTACGAACACATCAATGTGCCCGCATACGGACACACCATCTTCACCAATCACAAGACACTGCTCTACGGCGACTACCTCATCGACGACGAGGACGTGCAAGGTATGGCAACACTCATCCGATACGGAACCGACACCTTCAAGACGTGGGAACATATCCTCGACTACTTCTCACGACTTGGTGGACAATGA
- a CDS encoding DnaJ domain-containing protein encodes MGIGKWIGGFLGYMVGGPLGALAGFFIGKLFDATTEPVVISNEQNDYGRETSYNEGQRNSFLFSLLVLASYIIRADNRIMHSEMEFVRQWLRQNFGAEAQRQGNEILLGLFEEQKRMEAARPGSYRQAIWDCCRQIAANTNYGERLQLLNFLVLIAQADGSVADIEISHLKEVAQHLRMSAGDVDSMLNLGHDDLESAYKVLGITPNATDSEVKAAYRKMALKHHPDRVATLGEDVRRAAEKKFQELNEAKERIYKARGLN; translated from the coding sequence ATGGGCATTGGCAAGTGGATAGGCGGTTTCCTTGGCTATATGGTCGGTGGTCCTCTGGGCGCATTGGCCGGTTTTTTCATTGGCAAACTGTTTGATGCGACCACCGAACCGGTCGTCATCTCCAATGAGCAGAACGACTATGGCAGGGAGACTTCGTATAATGAGGGGCAGCGCAACTCGTTCCTCTTCTCGCTTTTAGTGTTGGCTTCCTACATCATCAGGGCAGACAACCGCATCATGCACTCGGAGATGGAGTTTGTGAGGCAGTGGCTGCGCCAGAACTTCGGTGCAGAGGCGCAACGGCAGGGCAACGAGATATTGCTCGGGCTGTTTGAGGAGCAGAAGCGGATGGAGGCAGCCCGCCCCGGAAGCTATCGGCAAGCCATCTGGGACTGCTGCCGGCAGATTGCTGCAAACACCAACTACGGCGAACGCCTACAGCTGCTCAACTTCCTCGTGCTCATCGCACAGGCAGACGGGAGCGTGGCAGATATCGAGATAAGCCACCTGAAAGAGGTGGCGCAGCATCTGCGCATGTCAGCCGGCGATGTGGATTCGATGCTCAACTTGGGACACGACGACCTGGAGTCGGCATACAAAGTGCTCGGCATCACACCCAATGCTACCGACAGCGAGGTGAAAGCCGCCTACCGGAAGATGGCACTCAAGCATCATCCCGACCGTGTGGCAACACTCGGCGAGGACGTGCGGCGCGCTGCCGAGAAGAAGTTCCAGGAACTGAACGAGGCAAAAGAGCGTATCTATAAGGCACGCGGATTAAACTGA
- a CDS encoding MBOAT family protein, with protein MSELLNNLTEILRYNPEQPMIFSSGLFLFLFLGFTFVYMLLRKKLTARLLFVTAFSYYFYYKSSGFYFFLLALVTVCDFLLGNAIHKARTEGGENDGRRRARMLLFLSILVDLGLLAYFKYTNFFAGMFSTMIGNNFQPWDIFLPVGISFFTFQSMSYTIDIYRGKLRPLSSVLDYAFYVSFFPQLVAGPIVRASDFVPQIRKPLCITREMFARGVYFILIGLFKKAVISDYISLNFVDRIFDNPHLYTGVENLLGLYGYAIQLYCDFSGYSDMAIGIALLLGFRFPMNFNAPYKAESISDIWRRWHISLSSWIRDYVYISLGGNRCGKLRNYWNIFITMTLCGLWHGASLNFLLWGAIHGVGCCIHKLFRMEVFHHDSHYHSKGVKRFFAILLTFHFWVFSCIFFRNTSFENIYAQLQQMLTAFHPELFLQVIESYKFVFMLIALAFVTHYLPDPWQERIIGRMKRANIFVCALLIVAVIYIVIQVKSSNIQPFIYFQF; from the coding sequence ATGAGCGAACTACTGAACAACCTGACAGAGATACTTAGGTACAACCCCGAACAGCCGATGATTTTCAGCAGCGGGTTGTTCCTCTTCCTGTTCCTCGGATTCACGTTCGTCTATATGCTCCTGCGCAAAAAGCTGACGGCACGCCTGCTGTTTGTCACAGCCTTCTCTTACTATTTCTATTATAAAAGCAGCGGATTCTATTTCTTTCTGCTTGCCCTTGTCACCGTCTGCGACTTCCTGCTCGGCAACGCCATCCACAAGGCACGGACGGAGGGCGGTGAGAATGATGGGCGACGACGGGCAAGAATGCTGCTTTTCCTGAGCATCCTTGTCGATTTAGGACTGCTTGCTTACTTCAAATACACCAATTTCTTCGCAGGGATGTTCTCGACGATGATTGGCAACAATTTCCAGCCTTGGGACATCTTCCTGCCTGTGGGCATCAGTTTCTTCACTTTCCAAAGCATGAGCTACACCATCGACATCTACCGAGGCAAGCTCCGCCCCCTGTCCTCTGTGCTCGACTATGCTTTTTACGTGTCGTTTTTCCCGCAGCTGGTGGCTGGACCCATCGTCCGTGCGAGCGATTTCGTGCCACAAATCAGGAAACCGCTTTGCATCACTCGCGAGATGTTCGCAAGAGGAGTCTATTTCATCCTTATCGGATTGTTCAAGAAAGCGGTGATTTCCGACTATATCAGCCTGAACTTCGTTGACCGTATCTTCGACAATCCCCATCTCTATACGGGCGTGGAAAACCTGTTAGGTCTCTACGGATATGCCATCCAGCTCTATTGCGACTTCAGCGGTTACAGCGACATGGCTATCGGTATTGCGCTGCTGCTGGGCTTCCGCTTCCCGATGAACTTCAACGCGCCATACAAAGCCGAAAGCATTTCCGACATCTGGAGACGATGGCATATCTCCCTTTCGTCGTGGATTCGCGACTATGTTTATATCTCTTTAGGAGGAAACCGCTGCGGTAAGTTGCGCAACTATTGGAACATCTTCATCACAATGACGCTCTGCGGTCTATGGCACGGTGCATCGCTCAACTTTTTATTGTGGGGAGCCATCCATGGAGTGGGATGCTGCATCCACAAACTTTTCCGCATGGAGGTGTTTCATCACGATTCACACTATCACAGCAAAGGGGTGAAACGTTTCTTTGCCATCCTGCTCACGTTCCATTTCTGGGTCTTCTCGTGCATCTTTTTCCGCAACACATCGTTCGAGAATATCTATGCTCAGCTACAGCAGATGTTGACCGCATTCCACCCTGAATTGTTCCTGCAGGTGATTGAAAGCTACAAATTCGTATTCATGCTGATTGCGCTGGCTTTTGTCACCCATTATCTGCCCGACCCTTGGCAAGAGCGCATCATCGGACGAATGAAGCGAGCAAACATTTTTGTCTGTGCACTGCTCATCGTTGCAGTCATCTATATCGTCATTCAGGTGAAGAGCAGCAATATCCAGCCGTTCATCTACTTCCAGTTCTAA
- a CDS encoding zinc ribbon domain-containing protein → MTKKKTTELSVEDKLKALYQLQTTLSAIDEKRALRGELPLEVQDLEDEIEGLSTRIEKIQMEIEEFQTAVSQKKADIATAESLVTRYQTQLNDVKNNREYDTLSKEIEFQTLEIELCNKKIKEALVRIEEKKEDQKNAEELIKERRLALEEKKSELDEIMQETREEEDKLKAHVEELEVQIEPRLLTSFKRIRKNARNGLGIVYVQRDACGGCFNKIPPQRQLDIKMHKKIIVCEYCGRIMIDPELAGIKPEVVAEEKPKRKRAIRKTVKKSEEETPAED, encoded by the coding sequence ATGACAAAGAAAAAAACAACGGAACTGTCTGTAGAAGACAAGCTGAAGGCACTCTATCAGTTGCAAACCACCCTTTCGGCAATCGACGAGAAACGGGCATTGAGAGGTGAGCTGCCACTCGAGGTACAGGATTTGGAAGACGAGATTGAAGGACTTTCTACGCGTATAGAGAAAATCCAAATGGAGATAGAAGAGTTCCAGACCGCTGTCTCGCAGAAAAAAGCCGACATCGCCACTGCGGAGTCGCTTGTGACACGCTATCAGACACAGCTCAACGATGTGAAGAACAACCGCGAGTATGACACGCTGAGCAAGGAAATCGAGTTCCAGACACTTGAGATAGAGCTCTGCAACAAGAAAATCAAGGAAGCCCTCGTGCGCATCGAGGAGAAAAAAGAAGACCAGAAGAATGCCGAAGAACTCATCAAGGAACGCCGGTTGGCACTTGAAGAGAAGAAGAGCGAACTCGATGAAATCATGCAAGAGACGCGCGAAGAGGAAGACAAACTGAAAGCGCATGTGGAAGAATTGGAAGTGCAGATCGAACCGCGACTGCTCACTAGCTTCAAGCGCATACGTAAGAATGCCCGCAACGGACTGGGTATCGTGTACGTGCAGCGTGATGCCTGCGGAGGATGCTTCAACAAGATTCCGCCACAGCGTCAGCTCGATATCAAGATGCACAAGAAGATTATCGTTTGCGAATACTGCGGACGCATTATGATTGACCCGGAACTGGCTGGCATTAAGCCCGAAGTTGTTGCTGAGGAGAAGCCGAAGCGTAAGCGCGCCATCCGCAAGACGGTCAAGAAGAGTGAGGAAGAAACTCCTGCTGAAGATTGA
- a CDS encoding Nif3-like dinuclear metal center hexameric protein: MKIKEVIAALEHFAPLPLQEDFDNAGLQVGLTEAEVSGALLCLDVTEQTLDEAIQLGCNLIVSHHPLIFRKLSQISDVNYVQRVVMKAIENRVTIVSMHTNLDNARGGVNFKIAEKMGLKDVDFFVRKPGEDAGSGVMGLLKEPLSAQEFIMMLKRTFGVACVQANELLQRRIEKVAICGGAGSFLLDDAVAAGADAFVTGEMHYHDFFDHEQKIQICVIGHYESEQYTAEVLCEVIETACPEVKCHLSQVNTNPITYL; the protein is encoded by the coding sequence GTGAAAATAAAAGAGGTAATTGCTGCCCTTGAACATTTCGCGCCTCTGCCCTTGCAGGAAGACTTTGATAATGCCGGCTTGCAAGTAGGATTGACAGAGGCGGAGGTCTCAGGGGCATTGTTGTGTTTAGACGTGACTGAGCAGACGCTGGACGAGGCGATACAGCTCGGTTGCAATCTGATTGTGAGCCACCATCCGCTGATTTTCCGCAAGCTTAGTCAGATAAGCGACGTGAACTATGTGCAGCGTGTGGTGATGAAGGCGATAGAAAACCGCGTGACGATTGTCTCGATGCATACCAATCTGGATAATGCACGGGGCGGAGTGAACTTCAAGATAGCAGAGAAGATGGGCTTGAAGGATGTGGACTTCTTCGTCAGAAAACCGGGTGAGGATGCCGGAAGCGGCGTGATGGGACTCCTGAAGGAACCGCTGTCGGCCCAGGAATTCATCATGATGCTGAAACGGACGTTTGGCGTTGCTTGTGTGCAGGCAAACGAACTGTTACAGCGACGGATAGAGAAGGTCGCCATTTGTGGCGGCGCAGGCTCGTTCCTCCTCGACGATGCGGTGGCTGCCGGTGCCGACGCGTTCGTGACGGGAGAGATGCACTATCATGATTTCTTCGACCATGAGCAGAAGATACAAATCTGTGTCATTGGTCATTACGAGAGTGAGCAATATACCGCTGAGGTGCTTTGCGAAGTGATTGAAACGGCATGTCCCGAAGTGAAGTGCCACCTCTCGCAGGTCAACACCAATCCTATCACATATCTCTGA
- a CDS encoding DNA/RNA non-specific endonuclease — translation MMKQLTSILLLTAMLLFSMGCSKKDKQTESGSQINGFYSGEKTEVASANQTKPHVKMMELPAPLTDRPEQILRRKGYTASYNRETKQPNWVAWHLTKSHTYGKNQRTDEKFTEDNDVSAPRATDWDYYNSRYDRGHMCPAGDNKWDAEAMRQSFLFTNICPQNHNLNKYEWNDLEMLCRDWARQYGVVDIVCGPVYYKDADRKYIGRNRLPVPDAFFKVVLCRKGTPKAIGFIYPNDGKKRSMSDCVHTVDEVERITRIDFFPALSDDIENRVEAKANLKAW, via the coding sequence ATGATGAAACAGCTAACAAGTATTCTCTTGCTGACAGCCATGTTGCTGTTCAGCATGGGTTGCAGCAAAAAAGACAAGCAAACGGAGAGCGGGTCGCAAATAAATGGTTTCTACTCGGGTGAAAAGACTGAGGTCGCATCTGCCAACCAGACGAAGCCCCATGTGAAGATGATGGAACTGCCTGCACCGCTGACCGACCGTCCCGAACAGATTTTGCGACGCAAAGGATATACTGCCTCGTATAACCGCGAGACGAAGCAGCCCAACTGGGTGGCATGGCATCTGACGAAGAGCCACACCTACGGGAAAAACCAGCGCACGGACGAAAAGTTCACCGAAGACAATGACGTATCGGCTCCGCGTGCCACGGATTGGGATTACTACAACTCGCGCTACGACCGCGGACACATGTGCCCGGCAGGCGACAACAAGTGGGATGCCGAAGCCATGCGACAGTCGTTCCTCTTTACCAATATCTGTCCGCAGAACCATAACCTGAACAAGTACGAATGGAACGATCTGGAAATGCTGTGCCGCGACTGGGCACGCCAGTATGGAGTTGTGGACATCGTGTGCGGACCTGTTTATTATAAAGATGCCGACCGAAAATATATCGGCAGGAACCGTCTGCCCGTACCAGACGCTTTCTTTAAGGTTGTTCTTTGCAGGAAAGGAACTCCGAAAGCCATCGGATTCATCTATCCGAACGACGGCAAGAAGCGCTCGATGAGCGATTGTGTGCACACCGTCGATGAAGTGGAGCGCATCACACGCATCGACTTCTTTCCTGCTCTCAGCGACGACATCGAGAACAGGGTAGAGGCGAAAGCCAATCTGAAAGCGTGGTAA
- a CDS encoding DNA/RNA non-specific endonuclease, translated as MNRQRQFFPLLPGSPLCVVLLVLLLTACRVGKGEKPLVGGTYDYPSGEVHVEDIYVLEEDTSDEESERSEDLRRELQRMVPAPLTDRPEQILWREGYATSYNSETRLPNWAMWLLKGEHTSGAHKRQGVKYHEDEDVAPPRATNEDYYNSGWDRGHMCPAGDNKWSAQAMEDCFLFTNMCPQNHNLNGGDWNELEMQCRKWGKRFGEIYIVCGPILFRSAHKTIGRNKVVVPEAFFKVVLRMGDDPKAIGFIYRNEAGNRPKGDYVNSLRQVQRITGITFFPQLAADVRERLLDDADLDDWW; from the coding sequence ATGAATAGGCAAAGACAGTTTTTCCCGTTGTTGCCCGGCAGCCCGTTATGTGTCGTGCTGCTTGTGCTGCTGCTGACGGCTTGTCGGGTGGGAAAGGGCGAAAAGCCGCTGGTGGGTGGCACGTATGACTATCCATCGGGCGAGGTGCATGTGGAAGATATATACGTTCTGGAAGAAGATACGTCAGACGAGGAGTCGGAACGTAGTGAAGACCTGCGCAGGGAGTTGCAACGGATGGTTCCTGCACCACTGACCGACCGCCCTGAACAGATATTGTGGCGAGAGGGGTATGCGACGTCTTACAACAGTGAGACACGCCTGCCCAACTGGGCAATGTGGCTATTGAAAGGCGAACATACTTCCGGTGCTCACAAACGACAGGGCGTGAAATATCATGAGGACGAAGACGTGGCACCGCCCAGAGCCACGAACGAGGACTATTACAATTCGGGTTGGGACCGCGGTCACATGTGTCCGGCAGGCGACAACAAATGGAGTGCGCAGGCAATGGAAGACTGCTTCCTCTTTACGAATATGTGTCCGCAGAACCACAATCTCAACGGTGGCGACTGGAACGAACTGGAGATGCAATGCCGGAAATGGGGGAAGCGTTTCGGGGAAATCTATATCGTCTGCGGGCCGATTCTCTTCCGCAGTGCCCATAAGACAATCGGGAGAAACAAGGTGGTTGTGCCCGAAGCTTTCTTCAAAGTGGTGTTGCGCATGGGCGACGACCCGAAAGCCATCGGATTCATCTATCGCAACGAGGCGGGCAACCGACCGAAAGGTGACTACGTGAACTCGTTGCGACAGGTGCAGCGCATCACAGGCATCACCTTCTTTCCGCAGTTGGCAGCCGACGTGCGCGAACGCTTGCTCGACGATGCCGACCTCGACGACTGGTGGTGA
- a CDS encoding agmatine deiminase family protein, which yields MNNKKSKRRLPAEWERQGGVQLTWPHAESDWAPYLDDITRTFIQLAKAIARFEPVLIVVPDDEHIRSLQTLLPERNIIFVPCPSNDTWARDHAFITVEECDGTHAGKTFRLLDFCFNGWGDKFPATLDNAINKRLFDSGVFNGAYENHLDFVLEGGSIESDGRGTVFTTAQCLLAPHRNQPLHRNEIDEQLCQRLGARRVVWLDHGNLIGDDTDGHIDTIVRCAPDDTLIYIKCNDEKNAHYEDFLRLEQQLETLRTTDGLPYRLLPLPFPDAICEDGERLPATYANFLIVNGAVICPTYAQPENDRAALETLQLAFPTHEIVGIDARTIIRQHGSIHCLTMQFPEGAIHTNP from the coding sequence ATGAACAACAAAAAGAGCAAACGGCGGCTGCCCGCAGAATGGGAGCGACAGGGCGGTGTGCAACTGACTTGGCCTCACGCCGAGAGCGATTGGGCGCCGTACTTGGATGACATCACACGGACGTTCATCCAGTTGGCAAAAGCCATCGCGCGGTTTGAGCCCGTGCTTATCGTCGTGCCTGACGATGAACACATCCGCAGCCTCCAGACGCTGCTGCCCGAGAGAAACATCATTTTCGTTCCATGTCCAAGCAACGACACTTGGGCGCGCGACCATGCGTTTATCACGGTGGAAGAGTGTGATGGGACACATGCCGGGAAGACGTTCCGCCTTCTTGATTTCTGCTTCAACGGCTGGGGCGACAAGTTTCCCGCTACGCTGGATAACGCCATCAACAAGCGCCTGTTTGACAGCGGCGTGTTCAATGGTGCGTATGAGAATCATCTCGACTTCGTGCTTGAGGGAGGCTCCATCGAGAGCGACGGACGGGGAACTGTCTTCACTACGGCGCAATGTCTGCTTGCTCCCCATCGAAATCAACCGCTCCACCGCAACGAGATTGATGAACAATTGTGTCAGCGACTTGGTGCCAGACGCGTCGTGTGGCTCGACCACGGAAACCTCATTGGCGATGACACCGACGGGCATATCGACACCATCGTACGCTGTGCACCCGATGACACCCTCATATACATAAAATGTAACGACGAAAAGAATGCCCATTACGAGGATTTCCTGCGGCTCGAGCAGCAACTCGAAACCCTGCGGACGACCGACGGACTGCCCTATCGGCTGTTGCCGCTGCCCTTCCCCGATGCCATCTGCGAGGACGGGGAGCGCTTGCCGGCAACCTACGCCAACTTCCTCATCGTCAACGGTGCCGTCATCTGTCCCACATACGCTCAGCCGGAAAATGACCGTGCGGCACTCGAAACCCTACAGCTGGCATTCCCGACACACGAAATCGTTGGTATCGACGCCCGCACCATCATCCGGCAGCATGGAAGCATACATTGTCTGACCATGCAATTCCCCGAAGGAGCCATCCATACGAACCCATAA
- a CDS encoding carbon-nitrogen hydrolase codes for MKTGIIQQHNTTDMQDNMQRLAEKIARLAHDGAELIVLQELHNGLYFCQVEDVNNFNQAEPIPGPSTEFFGKLAKEHHIVLVTSLFERRTAGLYHNTAVVFERDGSIAGKYRKMHIPDDPAYYEKFYFTPGDLGFRPIDTSVGRLGVLVCWDQWYPEAARLMALHGAEVLIYPTAIGYESSDTEDEQERQREAWTTVQRGHAVANGLPVITVNRVGHESDPSRQTNGIEFWGSSFVAGPQGELLFRAPKDEETCQLIDIDLRRSEQVRRWWPFLRDRRIDHYDNLLKRFAEE; via the coding sequence ATGAAAACAGGAATCATACAACAGCACAACACGACTGACATGCAGGACAACATGCAGCGCCTTGCCGAGAAAATCGCCCGACTGGCACACGACGGTGCCGAACTGATTGTGTTGCAAGAACTGCACAACGGGCTGTATTTCTGCCAAGTGGAAGACGTCAACAACTTCAACCAGGCAGAGCCGATACCCGGTCCATCCACCGAGTTCTTCGGCAAACTGGCTAAGGAACACCACATCGTGCTCGTCACCTCGCTCTTCGAACGGCGCACTGCCGGACTCTACCACAACACGGCGGTCGTCTTCGAGCGCGACGGAAGCATCGCCGGCAAATACCGGAAGATGCACATTCCCGACGACCCTGCCTATTACGAAAAATTCTATTTCACACCCGGCGACCTCGGATTTCGCCCAATCGACACCAGCGTCGGACGGCTAGGCGTCCTCGTTTGTTGGGACCAGTGGTATCCGGAAGCTGCCCGCCTGATGGCGCTGCACGGTGCAGAAGTGCTCATCTACCCCACTGCCATCGGCTATGAGAGCAGCGACACGGAAGACGAACAGGAACGGCAACGGGAAGCATGGACGACCGTTCAGCGCGGACATGCCGTAGCCAACGGACTGCCCGTCATCACCGTCAACCGCGTCGGACACGAGTCCGACCCCTCCCGACAAACAAACGGCATCGAGTTCTGGGGTTCCTCGTTCGTTGCCGGACCGCAAGGCGAACTCCTTTTCCGCGCTCCGAAGGACGAAGAGACCTGTCAACTCATCGACATCGACCTACGACGTAGCGAACAAGTGCGCCGCTGGTGGCCCTTCCTCCGCGACCGCCGCATCGACCATTACGACAACCTTCTCAAACGATTTGCCGAGGAATAA